From Scatophagus argus isolate fScaArg1 chromosome 2, fScaArg1.pri, whole genome shotgun sequence, a single genomic window includes:
- the scoca gene encoding short coiled-coil protein A isoform X1: protein MEAEVDEDDGTFTNISLVDDTEDSGSAALYSKQENELVIMNCDIDGDMENQVEMEEKTRLINQVLELQHTLEDLSARVDAVKEENLKLKSENQVLGQYIENLMSASSVFQTTDTKSKRK from the exons GTGGATGAAGATGACGGGACGTTCACCAACATCTCTCTGGTAGACGACACAG AGGACAGTGGATCTGCAGCCCTGTATTCTAAACAGGAGAACGAGCTTGTCATCATGAACTGCGACATAGATG gtGACATGGAGAACcaggtggagatggaggagaagacaAGGTTAATAAATCAGGTTTTGGAACTCCAGCACACACTggaag ACCTGTCGGCACGGGTTGACGCAGTCAAGGAAGAGAACCTGAAGTTAAAGTCTGAGAACCAGGTCCTCGGTCAGTACATCGAGAACCTAATGTCAGCCTCCAGCGTCTTCCAGACGACCGACACCAAGAGCAAACGGAAGTGA
- the scoca gene encoding short coiled-coil protein A isoform X2: protein MNCDIDGDMENQVEMEEKTRLINQVLELQHTLEDLSARVDAVKEENLKLKSENQVLGQYIENLMSASSVFQTTDTKSKRK from the exons ATGAACTGCGACATAGATG gtGACATGGAGAACcaggtggagatggaggagaagacaAGGTTAATAAATCAGGTTTTGGAACTCCAGCACACACTggaag ACCTGTCGGCACGGGTTGACGCAGTCAAGGAAGAGAACCTGAAGTTAAAGTCTGAGAACCAGGTCCTCGGTCAGTACATCGAGAACCTAATGTCAGCCTCCAGCGTCTTCCAGACGACCGACACCAAGAGCAAACGGAAGTGA